The sequence TTTAGGCATGTGAGAGCCTTAAGTTTTGCAGTCTTGGGCTTCTCAGCGTAGTAGCTGactgggtttcttttttgtaattttttttttcttttttaattactgcttCATTGAGTTGTGTATCCTTTCCACAAGAAAGGTTTTTCACTAAGGTCTAAGTAGCATAATGTCTAACTGACTTAAAAACCTAAAACTGCATGAACTATCAGTAGCAGGAAAGCCTTATCTAAGAGGGAGCAGAAAGTCTTGTTTTTAGTCTCAGCAGTGGCCAAGTCACTGTTTTGCCCTTCTTGCTCCATTGTCTAGCAATCACCCTGACCTATACATCTATAAGGGGTTTATGAGTTACCTGATTTTTAGCAAAATCTGTAAGACATGAGGCAGAGGGTATTTTCAAGCAAGCATCTGAAGTAGAGGTTTATAGAAGTCACAgcattttagtctttttttgctaatattattaatctttttaagtatttaataGGGGAGCAAGAAGCCTTCAACTGCTGCTGAAGTCTGTTGTCAACTCCTGGGCTTGAGCACAGGCCATGCAGACTTATGAAATGgctactttcttcttttgtgtctTCATACCATATAGCAGGTGCTGTGCAATTACTTCCCCTCAGGACAGAAGTTGTTCTTATGATTAACTTAGCTACGAGGGACTATTGCATGTGCCATTCTCTTTGGAGTAACAGGTTAGGGGATGCTTATTCCTCTCCTCTGCACACTGTAGCCTTGCCTACATCCTGGCCCTGGTCCCAGCTATTACTCATTTCCCTAGAGAGAAGGGGTCTGAATAAAGTTGGATCCCCCTTGCTGGGGAAATGCACTGAATCTTGCAGCTGACTGTCCTTTATTAACCCAGCATTCGTCTTGAGAAGTCAGGATGAGGTCAGTAGTCTGGAAGGCCACTAAACTACAGACCTTAAGCAGAATTGCTTTTCAGGCCAGGAAGGGAGACTGGATCATATGTTAAAGTGTAGAGCAGTGGAAGCAGAGGCTTGTGTTAACCCTTACAGTATTGTTTCAAGACTGAAATGTCTGTTGCTGCAtccactgactttttttttccatccagcctgactgATGGCAGTTCAAGAGGAAAAGATCAGTTTTAGCCTTTGCTACACAGCCACATACTTActctctggcagctgcctcGGTCTGTACAGACATGCTCACCTGTTCAGATGACTGAAGGAGAATGAAGGTTCTTCCATGTCCATAGGGTTGCAAGTACAGGGCATCTATACATAATCTGTCTGATACCATCAGTCAAGGCTGTGCTTTTGACTTCTCAGCTGACTGACAACGGGAAAGTTGAAATTGGAAGGAAAGACAGTACAGACATCTTGTTTTCTCTGCACAAGCTGAGAGCAGTACAGAGGCAATTTTATTGTCTAAGTGTCAAAGGAAGCAGGAAGAAGTATCAACATGAGGGCTACGGGAAGTGCAGTAAGAACTAAATCTAAATACAAGTTCTGTGCTGGCTACATAAGAACGCAGAACCACACTGATTAATTACAAAAAGACACACATGatgcttttcttaaagaaagaaaccttCCATTTCTTAGTTCTGAGCTGTACCAGTGATAAAGATGTAAATGGTTTTGGAGCACCCTATCAGTGCTAGAGTAGAATACTGATGTGCATGGAAGGGGACCATTCTGGTCCCACTAGCACCATCTCAGCCCTGATCTGGAGGGAaactctgctctgcagagatTACAGGGGATTCAGTAGCCTTCTGGGCCTAAGTTGAGTTGCTCTTGAGCAGACAGGGCCAGGGCACCACTGAAGGAGAGTGGTTGTGATATAAGTAAACACCTGctcagaaaacagacaaaaatactAAATTCCCCTAGGGAGTTCAGCTTGGCTGTAGAGGGACCACCTCCACCTTGCTCTGGCAGAGCAAACACCAAGCCAGAATAGCACTTGCTTTCTTAGGTTAAGTTATAAATCCATAATGCATGTCTTCATCTTGACAGGACAACAGTGCAAGACCACTGGAATATGTGGTGTTATTTCAGCAGACTTGCACACACAGTACGCATGGGACCCAGGGCACTGCCTGCTTATATCTAGTGCCTGATCATCAGGACCACTTGAAATACTTCACTTACTTAGAAGGAGCAAGTAGCTAAAGCAACCACCTGAAGTGATTAGCCAGAGCCCCTGGAGCAAGGTCAAGCCCATCTAATCCAGACTCTTGCCCTTTGGCAACAGGCGCATTCTTCTGTTCATTATGGTTTCTTAAACTCCGCAATTTTAAGGACAGTCATGTTTCAGTCTATACACCACCATATGTGAGCCTACCTTAAGGGGCAGGCACCTGATTAAGGCTTTCAcctgaaatactaaaaaaaatttcttcatgttAAGCAGATCTGATAACAGCAATACAGCCACTGCATGAACAGAAACTATGTCTCAACCACAGTTCTGGAGTAATTTATTCTGCTAGATCCAAGCATACCATGTACTGACCCATACAGTGCCACACAGGTAAAATAGTCAACTGAAAAAAGCACTCCAGTCCCAGCTAAAACACTTGCTAACATACTTTAAGTTCCTAAAGGCTCATTTAGCTTATCATctcagagttaaaaaaaaaaggctagtgTGTCACAAACTGATGGACACCCAACCCTGCTCTTTAGTATATGAAGTTTCTGTCAGAGTGACACTGTAGCAGAAAGTTTTGCTCACTAATCCATTCACCCATTAAAAAACCTGCAGTTTGCCAGGTACCAAGGGACTTGTGTACATAGAAGTATAAAGAGGAACTCTTATTTCATTACATCTAAAATAGTTTTGCTACTACTAGGTCAGCATTTGCTCAAGTCTTTCAAAGCTCACCTAGACTTCACATACAACATAGGCAGTGTCTATCCATTCCTAGTGTATGGACACAGTTCCCTTCCACAGAGTTCAGAAGGACTTGTACTGCAGAACAGACATCAGATGAGACCTACTGAACAATGAAATTTACACCCCAGAGCTACATGAGcaatcattttaatatttaacattaAATAATTAACAGAACTCCTCAAAATCCATCTTTTTTGTTCTGCAGGCACCAGGGCGTATGAGTTACCGTCTAGTTCCTTATTTTCATCCCTTCTCTGTAGCTCTAAAGACTGCAGAAGTGAAAAAGACTCAtctccagcctttttttttccttatagttAAAGGCAGGCAGACCAGaagccagagcaggtggatgaGGGAGGAAAGAAGTGGAAGTGCAAAAGTTTGTCTTTCATTGTACCCTCAGGTTTCATACGGCATGAAACTGGTTGCACTAATCCTCTCTGTCACAGGGGGACGCTGTCTTGTTTGTTAGCAAGGAAGCTAAGCTTTGTATTTAAGTGATTCATCTTGTTACTAAGATGGGGGAGCAAGAAGGGGAGAATTGTTTGGTCATTTTCTAGTTTGTTGCACCATCTGCTAAACTGGAGATACAGAAATAGTAAGGGGCAGGAATTCTACCACACAGAGAAACATAGTAGAAGGCTTGGAATAGTAACCCTAGCAGAGGGCTCATGTCTGCTCCTGTGTCCATCTTGGGAAGTCATCAACATTAGATATATAAGAAGACTTAAATGCCTTCTGATTTACATAATTGTGCAACTAAATCTTGAAAGAGCATATTCTTGTCTGGCTACAGCTGAGGATTAAGAGACCTTGAACTCTACCTGTCATTCATTCCTTAAACATCCACTTCCTTTGGTTTTCTAAGCTATTGGCCTTGGTTACATCCTGCAGGAAAGCACTTAATTACCAGGTCaaacaaagcattttgttttaagcCATTCTGCCCTGGTGATCTAACACTGCTGAGCATCCCTTTTGCCCTGCTCTCAAGAATGCATCATTAGCATGCAGCTGACCCCTCACTTGCCCCATCTGTTTTGAAGTCTTCCTCCTTCCAACACACTTCCCCTCCTTTCCACCTAAGAAGGCTCAAGTCTGTCCAGCTATTGAATGTGCTCTGTATGAAGCTACTAATTATTCTCAAGACCTTTCCAGTTACTCTCAATTAACTAACCAACCAAGCAACCGAAGTCATGGTGAGGATGCATCCTAGTTTTATCTAAGGGGCttttataatttgttttctggatTTCATCCACTTTAATAAAACCTGACATTCAGTCTCCCTTGCTGACTGCTGCTTGTATTTATCGTCTGATTCACAGTGGCACCTGAACTGTCAGTCCGCTGCATAGCAAACATTATGCAAAGGCAGTTTGTGGCTTCCAAGTGACCCGTGTTATTTACAGGTAACACTGGTACCTTTACAGCTAACATCATTGTTAGCATCCAGACACTAAATATGTTAATTTACAGCTACACAAAACTGACCAGAGGACACATTCAAATGGGTGCTTGGCTTGCTACTGCTGTCTGATTTCAAAGTGTTGCCTGTAGCTGGAGTGCAAGGGAGGGGACAGGTGTAGAACTGCACTGTGGAAACTGGCATCCTGTTCTGGATTAACCTTATCTTGGATCAGCAGCAAGTTCTGCTACCTCCCTATGGATTGTCCTCCTGGTCATACAGCATAGCAGAAAAGTACAAAGAGAGCTTGGAAGGACAGACTGCAGTGGTATGGATATAGCGCCTTGCAAGTTACATCACAGTTAAGGATGTACAATTAGGAACCTGTAAGGCTTGAGTTAAATCGCTTGTGGGTGGTGCTTCAAGGATTAACACTGCTTTAACTGGACAGAAGAGCTGATTTGTTTGGGGATAAGAACCCATTCTCTGCCACCAAAATAGCACTGCTTATATGAGGGTGTGGCAAAGCAATACTGCAACAAAAAACCTGGTAGAGCTAAGCTCCATCATCTTTCTAACAGGTTCACAGGAAAGAATAAACCCACTTCTAACAAAATTAAATGTAGTATTTCAGGAAGTTTAGCTCTTTGTCAGTGCTGTGATAAAACAAGACTCAGTTTCTCTTAAGGATACTCCTGCTCCCAAGCTCAGTTTTTGCATCCTCTAAATCCACCCATCCAGATCACTTGAAGGCCATGCCGTTCTGACTTCTGGCAACCCCACTGCTTCAGGCCCTAGGCCTCAAAGAGACATCTGACAACACTCCAGATTTCTGACAAGCATTACACTGCTTAATCAGTAGTACAACACTCCCCTGAAAAGAAGTGTAGGAAGAGTCACGGCTGTAAGCAGGCAGAAaggcccagcccagccctttGGGGAAGGCTAGCATAAGTGGTGCTGTTAAATACTGCAGCTATCTGAAGAGCCAAAACACAAGCGCAGCTCTGGGACTGGGGTGGGGAACTACTTTCAGGAGGCTCCAGGCTGAGCTGTCAGGAAAGCAGCTGCAATCTCTTCGAGCAGGGCTTCCCAGCAACAGGTGTCTGTAACCCTAGCACTAACACTACAGTGAGGAAGGAGCAAGaccctgcagaaaggaaaaatgcttgTAAAACCTGTTCACATCATTAAATCCTCCTTTACCTTTTACTCTTAAAACTCGTACCTCAGCCACTGAAGTGCCTTCTGCAAGCTTTCACAGTAGCAGTCACTAGAAGTTAAGAGAGAAGGCTGACGAAGAGGTGACTCAAAgttcaggcttcccaccagctgctgcctgcccctgcgTCCACTGCTGAGACGATTGAGGTCTCTGTGCCTGTTTTCATATGGCAATGGCATAGGCACATCCTGACCCACTCAACCACAAAAGGACTTACAGCAACAGCTCACCAGCATCGCAGTGGGTAAAGAGGATCATCATCCCACTGTCTACCCCCTCAGAGACaatgaaatgctttgaaatagGCAGGACTAAACACACAAGATGTGGTTTCTCCGGATGAGAGGCCCTTGTATGATCAATTTATCAGGCTGAGCAAATTCAGCCCTGTCTCTCACAAGAGCAATGCTAAACAAAGTGTTCATAATGACAAAACCAGGAGTTTTTGCACAAGATGCGGGGTCCATCCCATTCCAGCATCACTTCTCCCTCAGCCCTGCAGGCCTTGCATAGGTTGAAGACTTCTCTGCAGGTAGGAAGAAGTACAGTTGACAAGATGCTGCATCTACTTGCTGTCAACACAAAAAAATTGATGGCAAGTCTGCTGGCCCCACTCACTTCATATTCTTTCTGCAGCAAACTCCCACAAAcgtacagattttttttttttttttttttttttttaaaaaatacttgtttcagTGAATTAAGATGGACACCTCTCCCAGAAACAGGCAGGTGAATCCTCTGGGACCCATGGGATCCAGCTCTGGGACTAGCCCACTAGGAAGTACCTGGGAAGATCAGCACTCtcttctgctcctgctcccctgTCCCCTTGTCAGAATCACTGCAGGTGGATCCAGGTCCCAACTGTGGCCAGCAAGAAGTCTGTGGAGCCAGGCACACAAGGCACAGCTCTCTTCACACCCGGATCTGGTACCCATTGAGGTCTGGCATGGCTTTGGAATCGGCAGGCTTCTTCTCACCAGATGGCCTGTGAGCAAAGAGGGTAAGAACTATtcagaaactgtttttttttcagttgggaGGTGCTGCACATAGAGATGGCAGCACATGAAAAGGTACAGGAAAGCTTCAGACTTATCCTACGCTATTGAGGGCAGGATTATTCTACCACCTCCAGTAACTCTCCCAATGATCTCCACAGAAGAGAACGCAGGTTAGGAGGAGTAGGAAGTCCACTCTGATACCCCAGAtctgtttcaggaaaacaaTCTCACTGACAGCAGTAATTTTTGGAATCTCTTTGGGGCACAGGTCTGTGAGACGCCAGAGCTCAGACCCCTGTGTAAGGTTAAATATCAGCTACCAAGATCACTGCCTATTTgagctgccttcctcctccctgccaaaacaaaaaacccccagctgTCCCCACATTCCCCAAGCAATGATAAACTCACAAAGACACAGACTAGGGAAGAATGCTACTGCAGGTCAGAGAAGTAACCCCTATTATAAAGAACCCCAGTAAGACATCAAGGATCCAAAACCAGACAGTAAGGTGGAGTCTATGAGTAAAACAGAGATGCTCTAGATAGGTctcctgcccagcagccccacTCACCGTCGGTCCCCACGGCTGTTGCGCCGATGGGGGCTGGCCTGACCTCTTTGTGGGGACGAGacatctttctttctgtccttggTGGGAGATGGTGGCCCAGTTCCTTTGCCAATCtgccagaaaaattaaagagCAACATGAGCAGAAACCCAATACAAGTAGTAACCAGAAAACACAAAGCCTAACAACGATTAATTATATGggaataaaagacaaaaaggcaAGGCAAGTGCATCGAAAAtgcaaaagccagaaaaaacaaGCTACAGTAACAGCTATGGCTCCAAGGACTGTATATAGTCCAAGCTAATTGCAACTGCAGTAGTGCACCAGCGTCCATTAGGGGACCAAAGGAAAAGAGTCCCCGGCCTCCAATTCACACTGCACCATCTAGGAGAGTGTCCTGCCACTTCATTCCCCCAGCACACCATCAGACAGGCAAGACAGCAGATGCAGCAGCAAACAACTTCTCCATCCTTGCGGCTTACCTTCAGCCTCATATCACGGGCATGTCTCTCAAGCTCTTTGCGGAAGTCTTCCCGGGTTAGCTTGTCTAGATCCAGGATGGAGTGCTTCCACTCAATCTGCTCCACACTGTGTGGGTCATGGGACACACAGTGGCCCAGCTTCACCTTTTTGAGAGTGTGCCAGCAGCGGCGATATGCCTCCTCGAAGTCAAAGATGAGTTCGCTCAGTGTGCGGAAGACGGGTGCTTTGTACATGAGCTCTTCACGTCGGCTGATGCCCAGTGCCCCATAGCGGCCTCCAAAGTTCACCCCCAGCACAATGTGTCGGAAGTAGTTCCCTGAGAAGTGGGTTTTGAAGCTGATGGGGAAACGGTCCAGCGTGGTCATGTTGTTGGTGAGGTAACTGACAGCAGCCACTATTCAGGAAGCAACCAGTGATACCATTTTCTTGACAACATTCTTCTTGCTCCAAACCCTCCCAGCCTGCTCAGCAGCACTAATTCAGGCATCATATAGGCAGGATTTGTTGTGCAGATCAAAAGTGCAGCTCATTGCAAGCTGCCCTACTTTCATGTGGGTTATGGGGACCCCAGATTTGCCCTCTTCAACAAGACCGTCAACAAAGGGAAGTTAATTTCGAGGCAGTTTGGTGATGCAGAAGTTGCAATGCTAACACCTCAGGTGTACTGTATTCCATAGCTCTCAAACTGTTAACACAGTAGCATTATTCCTCAGTTTGTTTTAGTCTGTTTTACTAACTGTTACTTCACACACAAACCGAGGAACCTTTAGGACAAAATACTCATCAGACTACCCTTCGGAACCATTCACTTGCCATCTCTGCCTCCAGG comes from Haliaeetus albicilla chromosome 5, bHalAlb1.1, whole genome shotgun sequence and encodes:
- the VASH1 gene encoding tubulinyl-Tyr carboxypeptidase 1; translation: MPMPTPGGGGAAAAARHPPSGEAAAAARDEEQQEEEGEEDLRDGGVPFFVNRGGLPVDEPTWERMWRHVGRIHPEGERVAQRIRGAADLPKIPIPSVPAFQPSTPIPERLEAVQRYIRELQYNHTGTQFFEIKKSRPLTGLMDLAKEMTKEALPIKCLEAVILGIYLTNNMTTLDRFPISFKTHFSGNYFRHIVLGVNFGGRYGALGISRREELMYKAPVFRTLSELIFDFEEAYRRCWHTLKKVKLGHCVSHDPHSVEQIEWKHSILDLDKLTREDFRKELERHARDMRLKIGKGTGPPSPTKDRKKDVSSPQRGQASPHRRNSRGDRRPSGEKKPADSKAMPDLNGYQIRV